From one Pseudopipra pipra isolate bDixPip1 chromosome 2, bDixPip1.hap1, whole genome shotgun sequence genomic stretch:
- the ZDHHC23 gene encoding palmitoyltransferase ZDHHC23 isoform X3, translating into MDEPLCCCEYVDRRGQRSHLAACCCDCQELDEGCDRWLACKSLPPGALESIADTIADRLRVPWFSGAVKINVSLVPPLVLLPVLLHVAALHFLLGLLVLTSLPVVVLWYYYLTHRRKERTLFFLSLGLFSLGYMYYVFLQEVVPRGHVQLSQVVALTCGLILMLAALSRAKKDPGYLPIPAGNEKPSHQVLPNRSVRGSSSGLHGAASSRAVNGEAKGYTRMAADEPEGVKKDWCTKCQLVRPARAGHCRLCGRCVRRLDHHCVWINSCVGEQNHQAFILALSFFMLTSVYGIMLTLHTVCRGQTPFVALFYCPGAYSDYSALPKTSCDTPLSADDVD; encoded by the exons aTGGACGAGCCGCTCTGCTGCTGCGAGTACGTGGACCGGCGGGGCCAGCGCAGCCACCTGGCGGCGTGCTGCTGCGACTGCCAGGAGCTGGACGAGGGCTGCGACAG GTGGCTGGCGTGCAAATCCCTGCCCCCGGGAGCGCTGGAGAGCATCGCCGACACCATCGCGGACCGGCTGCGGGTCCCGTGGTTCTCGGGGGCCGTGAAGATCAACGTGAGCCTCGTGCCGCCGCTCGTCCTGCTGCCCGTGCTGCTCCACGTTGCCGCCCTGCACTTCTTGCTGGGGCTCCTGGTCCTGACGTCCCTGCCCGTGGTGGTGCTCTGGTACTACTATCTCACCCACCGGAGGAAGGAGCGGACCCTCTTCTTCTTGAGCCTGGGGCTCTTCTCCCTGGGCTACATGTACTATGTGTTCCTCCAGGAGGTGGTTCCCCGGGGCCACGTGCAGCTTTCCCAAGTGGTCGCTCTCACCTGCGGGTTAATCCTTATGCTCGCAGCCCTGTCTCGAGCCAAGAAAGACCCTGGCTACCTTCCCATTCCAGCAGGCAATGAGAAGCCATCGCACCAGGTCTTGCCCAACAGGAGTGTTAGAGGGAGCTCCAGCGGGCTCCACGGTGCTGCCAGCAGTCGTGCTGTGAATGGGGAGGCCAAAGGCTATACCAGGATGGCAGCTGATGAGCCAGAAGGTGTGAAAAAGGACTGGTGCACCAAATGCCAGCTGGTCAGACCAGCCCGAGCAGGGCACTGCAGGCTTTGTGGCAGGTGTGTAAGAAGGCTGGACCATCACTGCGTCTG GATTAACAGCTGCGTAGGGGAGCAGAACCATCAAGCATTCATCCTTGCACTCTCCTTCTTCATGCTCACCTCTGTGTATGGGATTATGTTGACCCTGCACACCGTCTGTAGGGGCCAAACTCCATTTGTGGCATTGTTCTACTGCCCTGGGGCCTATTCTGACTACAG CGCTCTGCCGAAGACATCGTGTGACACCCCTCTTTCTGCAGATGATGTTGACTGA
- the ZDHHC23 gene encoding palmitoyltransferase ZDHHC23 isoform X1, whose translation MDEPLCCCEYVDRRGQRSHLAACCCDCQELDEGCDRWLACKSLPPGALESIADTIADRLRVPWFSGAVKINVSLVPPLVLLPVLLHVAALHFLLGLLVLTSLPVVVLWYYYLTHRRKERTLFFLSLGLFSLGYMYYVFLQEVVPRGHVQLSQVVALTCGLILMLAALSRAKKDPGYLPIPAGNEKPSHQVLPNRSVRGSSSGLHGAASSRAVNGEAKGYTRMAADEPEGVKKDWCTKCQLVRPARAGHCRLCGRCVRRLDHHCVWINSCVGEQNHQAFILALSFFMLTSVYGIMLTLHTVCRGQTPFVALFYCPGAYSDYSSALSFTCVWYCAIVTAGMGYILLIQLLNISYNVTEREARLALRDNTGRRLLGGLVIDTGQYNRGFLCNWGHFLSLGSSPPQRSAEDIV comes from the exons aTGGACGAGCCGCTCTGCTGCTGCGAGTACGTGGACCGGCGGGGCCAGCGCAGCCACCTGGCGGCGTGCTGCTGCGACTGCCAGGAGCTGGACGAGGGCTGCGACAG GTGGCTGGCGTGCAAATCCCTGCCCCCGGGAGCGCTGGAGAGCATCGCCGACACCATCGCGGACCGGCTGCGGGTCCCGTGGTTCTCGGGGGCCGTGAAGATCAACGTGAGCCTCGTGCCGCCGCTCGTCCTGCTGCCCGTGCTGCTCCACGTTGCCGCCCTGCACTTCTTGCTGGGGCTCCTGGTCCTGACGTCCCTGCCCGTGGTGGTGCTCTGGTACTACTATCTCACCCACCGGAGGAAGGAGCGGACCCTCTTCTTCTTGAGCCTGGGGCTCTTCTCCCTGGGCTACATGTACTATGTGTTCCTCCAGGAGGTGGTTCCCCGGGGCCACGTGCAGCTTTCCCAAGTGGTCGCTCTCACCTGCGGGTTAATCCTTATGCTCGCAGCCCTGTCTCGAGCCAAGAAAGACCCTGGCTACCTTCCCATTCCAGCAGGCAATGAGAAGCCATCGCACCAGGTCTTGCCCAACAGGAGTGTTAGAGGGAGCTCCAGCGGGCTCCACGGTGCTGCCAGCAGTCGTGCTGTGAATGGGGAGGCCAAAGGCTATACCAGGATGGCAGCTGATGAGCCAGAAGGTGTGAAAAAGGACTGGTGCACCAAATGCCAGCTGGTCAGACCAGCCCGAGCAGGGCACTGCAGGCTTTGTGGCAGGTGTGTAAGAAGGCTGGACCATCACTGCGTCTG GATTAACAGCTGCGTAGGGGAGCAGAACCATCAAGCATTCATCCTTGCACTCTCCTTCTTCATGCTCACCTCTGTGTATGGGATTATGTTGACCCTGCACACCGTCTGTAGGGGCCAAACTCCATTTGTGGCATTGTTCTACTGCCCTGGGGCCTATTCTGACTACAG ctctgctctgtcgTTCACCTGTGTATGGTACTGTGCCATTGTAACAGCTGGCATGGGATACATCCTCCTCATCCAGCTGTTGAACATCAGCTACAACGTGACCGAGAGGGAAGCTCGGCTGGCTCTGCGGGACAACACTGGGCGCAGACTCCTGGGTGGGTTAGTGATAGACACTGGCCAGTATAACAGGGGGTTCCTATGCAACTGGGGCCATTTCCTGAGCCTGGGGTCTTCTCCTCCACAGCGCTCTGCCGAAGACATCGTGTGA
- the ZDHHC23 gene encoding palmitoyltransferase ZDHHC23 isoform X2, protein MDEPLCCCEYVDRRGQRSHLAACCCDCQELDEGCDRWLACKSLPPGALESIADTIADRLRVPWFSGAVKINVSLVPPLVLLPVLLHVAALHFLLGLLVLTSLPVVVLWYYYLTHRRKERTLFFLSLGLFSLGYMYYVFLQEVVPRGHVQLSQVVALTCGLILMLAALSRAKKDPGYLPIPAGNEKPSHQVLPNRSVRGSSSGLHGAASSRAVNGEAKGYTRMAADEPEGVKKDWCTKCQLVRPARAGHCRLCGRCVRRLDHHCVWINSCVGEQNHQAFILALSFFMLTSVYGIMLTLHTVCRGQTPFVALFYCPGAYSDYSSALSFTCVWYCAIVTAGMGYILLIQLLNISYNVTEREARLALRDNTGRRLLALCRRHRVTPLFLQMMLTDSF, encoded by the exons aTGGACGAGCCGCTCTGCTGCTGCGAGTACGTGGACCGGCGGGGCCAGCGCAGCCACCTGGCGGCGTGCTGCTGCGACTGCCAGGAGCTGGACGAGGGCTGCGACAG GTGGCTGGCGTGCAAATCCCTGCCCCCGGGAGCGCTGGAGAGCATCGCCGACACCATCGCGGACCGGCTGCGGGTCCCGTGGTTCTCGGGGGCCGTGAAGATCAACGTGAGCCTCGTGCCGCCGCTCGTCCTGCTGCCCGTGCTGCTCCACGTTGCCGCCCTGCACTTCTTGCTGGGGCTCCTGGTCCTGACGTCCCTGCCCGTGGTGGTGCTCTGGTACTACTATCTCACCCACCGGAGGAAGGAGCGGACCCTCTTCTTCTTGAGCCTGGGGCTCTTCTCCCTGGGCTACATGTACTATGTGTTCCTCCAGGAGGTGGTTCCCCGGGGCCACGTGCAGCTTTCCCAAGTGGTCGCTCTCACCTGCGGGTTAATCCTTATGCTCGCAGCCCTGTCTCGAGCCAAGAAAGACCCTGGCTACCTTCCCATTCCAGCAGGCAATGAGAAGCCATCGCACCAGGTCTTGCCCAACAGGAGTGTTAGAGGGAGCTCCAGCGGGCTCCACGGTGCTGCCAGCAGTCGTGCTGTGAATGGGGAGGCCAAAGGCTATACCAGGATGGCAGCTGATGAGCCAGAAGGTGTGAAAAAGGACTGGTGCACCAAATGCCAGCTGGTCAGACCAGCCCGAGCAGGGCACTGCAGGCTTTGTGGCAGGTGTGTAAGAAGGCTGGACCATCACTGCGTCTG GATTAACAGCTGCGTAGGGGAGCAGAACCATCAAGCATTCATCCTTGCACTCTCCTTCTTCATGCTCACCTCTGTGTATGGGATTATGTTGACCCTGCACACCGTCTGTAGGGGCCAAACTCCATTTGTGGCATTGTTCTACTGCCCTGGGGCCTATTCTGACTACAG ctctgctctgtcgTTCACCTGTGTATGGTACTGTGCCATTGTAACAGCTGGCATGGGATACATCCTCCTCATCCAGCTGTTGAACATCAGCTACAACGTGACCGAGAGGGAAGCTCGGCTGGCTCTGCGGGACAACACTGGGCGCAGACTCCTGG CGCTCTGCCGAAGACATCGTGTGACACCCCTCTTTCTGCAGATGATGTTGACTGACTCTTTTTAG